GCCCGATCCGGAACCCGACCGGCTTGCCGGAGCGTCATCACCATCACGTGCACCGTGCACCTCGTCCGAAGACAGCACCGTCCGCCCGTCCCTCCCGCCCCACCGTCCCGAAGTGGAATCCATTCGTGGCCGACCCGCAGTCCCCCGTGATCCGCACCGTCGTCGAGCAGTCCCTCCGCGTCCTGGAGACCTACCGCATCGACCCGGGCCTGATCCCCGAGCACGCCAACGGAGAGCGCCGTATCACCCAGGGCGGGTACGGCGACCGTCAGCTCTTCGAGCTGGTCCAGAACGCCGCCGACGAGATCCGCGAAGAACCCGGCGGGCGGATCCACGTCGTGCTCACCGACACCCACCTGTACTGCGCCAACCAGGGAAATCCGGTGACCGCCGAGGGCGCGGAGACCATCCTGCGCATGAGCATGTCCCGCAAGCGCGGCGGTCAGATCGGCCGGTTCGGCGTGGGGGTCAAGTCGGTCCTGGTGGTGACCGACGCTCCCGAGTTCTTCAGCCGCAGCGGCAGTTTCGGCTTCGACCGGGCGTGGTCGTACGAGTTGATCCGGAACGTGCCCGGCGTACGCGAGCGCCACGGTGACGAATTCGACGCGCCCGTGCTGCGCATGGCCCGCGAGCTGGACACGGCGGCCGAGCGCCTCCGGGACCCGGTGCTGGACGAGCTGTCACAGTGGGCCACCACCGTGGTCCGCCTGCCCCTGCTGCCCGGCGCCGCCGACCGGCTGGGCAAGGACATGCACGGGCACCAGGGAACGGCCAGTCACGAGTCCCGTGAGGAGTTCCCGTCCGGCTTCCACCTGTTCTCCCCGCACGTGGGCCAGGTGGTCCTGGAGGACCGCCGGCCCCGCCCGATCGCCCGCCGGGCCCTCCACGCCGCCCAGGACGGCACCCTGCGCACGATCCACGAGGAGCGCGTCGGAAAGCCGCCTGCCACCTCGCAGTGGCGGGTCTTCACGTACACGCACGAGCCGACCGAGACCGCCCGCCGCGATGCCGGCGAGCTGCACGACAGGGTGTCCATCGACGTGGCCTGGGCCGTTCCGGCCTACCGCCCGGACGAGCGGACCGGTCTGCTCAGCGCCGCCGATGCCCGTGGCCGCGGCAGGTTCTGGTCTTTCTTCCCGACCAAGTACGAAATGACTCTCAGCGGCGTCCTGAACGGTGCCTGGAAGACCAACGAGGACCGGCAGAACTTGCTGGACTCCTCGCCGTTCAACGTCGAGATGATCCAGGTCGCGGCCCGCCTGGTGGTCGAGTCGCTGCCCGAACTGGCCCCCGCCGAGGATCCCGGCGCCTATCTCCCGTTGCTGCCCGGCCGCACCAAGGGCGTCGAGGTCATCAGCTGGGCCGACCGGCTGCTCACCGAGCAGATCTGGGCCGCCACCGCGGTGCGCCCGTCGCTGCCGGACCAGGACGGGATCCTGCGCACCCCCGACGCACTCAACATCCATCCCGATCTGGGCCGCGACACCACCTCGCAGAACCGCTGGCTGCGGACCTGGCACGCGTACGCCGGACGACCACGCGACTGGGTGCACCCCTCGGTCGAGGCGACGGACCTGCGATCGGGCAAGATCCAGCACATCCTGGGCGCCGCGGGCCGGCAGCGGGCCTCAGTCGTCGAGTGGCTGGAGGCGCTGGTCTCCGACGGGTCCGCGAAGGCATCGGACGCCGCGATCCGGATCGTCGCCGACATGATCGAGTCGAACGCCCCCTGCGCCACCGAGGCCCGTGGGGCGAGGATCGTGCTCACCGAGGAACACGGCCTGGTCGCCCCGGTGGGCGGTGGTGTGGTGTACCGGCGTGCCGAGGAGGACGGCCTGCGGGAATCGCTGGTCTACGTGGACCGGGCCCTGTCCGACGATCCGTCGCTCTCCTCCGCCCTCACCACCCTCGGCATCCAGGAAGCCGACGTACGGGGGCGCTTCGTGAGCGTCCTCGACGAGGGTTTCGACGCGTACGGCCCGCAGGAGTGGAACCGGTTCTGGGAGCTGTTCCACCGGGCGGGTGCGTCCGTGGTCGGCCATGAGGTGACCAAGAGGGTGAAGGCGCCGATGGACACCCTGAAGGTGCGCACGGCGGACGGTCGTTTCCGCACCATGCGCGATTGCATGCTGCCCGGTGTCGTCGTCACCGCGCAGAGCGACCCCGGCGTCGCGGTGGACGTGCGCTTCCACTCCGACGACGTGGGCTTCCTCCGCGAGTCGGGGTTGCGCGACCGCCCCACCTCGGGCCACAGGCCCGGGGCGGAGCCCTGGTTCGAGGAGTACCGCGAGGCCGTGCACAAGGCGTACTGCCGCACGCTCGACGACCGCGCCGGCCGGCCGTCCCTCGCCCGGACCAGGCTCGAGGGTGCTCCCGTCGGCGGACCCCTGCACCTGCTGCCCCGGTTGTCGGACGAGGCCCGCGCCGCCTTTCTCCGGGCGCTCCCCGACGATGCGCTGATCGAGAACTGGACCCTGCAGATCGGCGCGCAGACCGGCACGCGCAGGACCGCCCAGTCCCCTATCCGGTGGATGCTGACGCGGTACGGACGGGTCGCCACCTCGCAGGGTCTCAAGCCCCTCAAGGAGGCCGTGGGCCCACAACTCGACGCCTACCGCGACGTCCTCCCGGTGGCCTCCGTCAGCATCGAGAAGGCCCGCAAACTGGGACTCGCGGACAGCGTCGAGAAGGTCCGGTCCCAGCAGTGGGAGCAGCTCCTGGAGAAGCTCCAGGCGAGCGAGGACGACGTCTTCGTCGGCTCCACCTACGCCCTGTTGACGCGCTTGGGAATCGACTTCCCCGAGGACTCCCTGACCCGCTGCCGGGTCGGTGACGCCTGGGACACCCGGGAGGACGGTGAGATCGCCGTCGCCGCGAACCCGGAGGAATACCGCTCGCTGCGGGCCGAGCGGGTGCCGGCACTGCTGATGCCGGACCAGAGTTCCGCCGACCTCATGGTCGAGCAGTGGGGCATGCTGCGCCACGACGACGTCGTCAGCCGAGAGACCCGGCACGAGTCGACCGTGGAAGCGGTGCCCTTGTCCGAGGACTTCCCCACACTCCGCCAGAGGATGGGAACCTCCGTCGCTACGTACTCCCTGCTGCGCTGCTCCACACTGGAAGAAGTCGTCCGCACCCCGCGCGGCGCCCGGGCGAAATCCCTGGAGAGCGCCCGCCAGGGCAACGTGATCAAGGTGCTGGACTCGTTGGACCGGCTCGACATGCTCCGGGCCGTGGACCGTGAGCTGGGCCTGCGGATGGGCGAGGCGGGGTGTCGCGCGGTACTGGACGCCCAGATCCGCCAGGAGCAGGACGAGAAGGTGCGGTCCGCGCTCAAGGCGATCCGCGAGGCCGAGGACGTGACGGCCAAGCTGGAGCTGCTGATCGGCGCGGAGGCCCTGCGCGACCGGCTTCCCGCCGGACTGATGGAAGCCGAGCGCCAAGAGCTGGACGGGCAGGCACCCACCGGGCGTCGGATCGCCCAGATGGCGTTCAACGCGCACGGCGACACCGTGCTGAAGACCCACGCCCGCGACATTCAGGAGCGCTTCCCGGGCGCTCCGTCTTCCTACACCGGAGGTTCTGCGGCGGTGTCCTTCGTGGCCGACCTCGGGCTGCCCGCCCCCTTCGCCGGCTACCGGGCCCCGACCCTCGAGCAGAGTGTGACGGTGGAGGGCCCCCGCGACTTCCCACGCCTCCACGACTACCAGGAACGACTCGCCCTCAACATCTTCGAGATGCTCGACCGGCTGGCCCCGCAGCGCGCCATGCTGTCGCTGCCCACCGGCGCCGGCAAGACCCGTGTCACCGCTGAGGCCGTCATCCGCTGGGTCAAGCAGGCCGGCGACCTGAAGGGCCCCATCCTGTGGATCGCCCAGACCGAGGAACTGTGCGAACAGGCCGTGCAGAGCTGGCAATTCGTGTGGAGCAAGGCCGGTGCGCGGACCCGGCTGACGATCAACAGGCTCTGGACGTCGAACGAGGCGGCACCCGTGACCGACGGGCCGCAACTCGTCGTCGCGACGGACGCCAAACTCCACGTGTGCCTGGACACCGACCGGTACGCCTGGCTGCGGGACGCCGCCCTGGTCGTGGTGGACGAGGCGCACGTGGCGACCAGCCCCCGCTACACCGACGTCCTGGGACTGCTCGGTCTCACCCAGCACCGGACCGAGCGGCACCTGCTCGGGCTCACCGCCACCCCGTTCCGCGGCCACAACGAGGAGGAGACCCACCGCCTGGTCAACCGGTTCGGCGGGCGTCGGCTGGACGAGGGCGTCTTCCCCTCGGACGACGCCTACGGGCACCTCCAGGAACTGGGTGTGCTGGCGCAGGTCGAGCACCGCGAGCTGACGGGCGGCACCATCGAGCTGTCCCGCCAGGAGCGGGAGAGCGCCGAACAATTCAGTCTGCTGTCCAAGGCCGCCGAACAGCGGCTGGCCGACGACCACGACCGCAGCCGCCGCATCGTCGCCGAGATCGCGTCCATGCCCGACGACTGGCCCGTGCTCGTGTTCGCCACGTCGGTGGAGCACGCCAAGTACCTGGCCGCCCGGCTGAAGGACCACGGCATCTCCGCCTCCTCCGTGGACTCCACCACCTCCGACAGCGACCGGCGCGCCCGTGTCCGCGACTTCCGCGACGGCCGGGTGCGGGTGCTCACCAACTACGGCGTCCTCACCCAGGGCTTCGACGCCCCCGCCACCCGCGCGGTCGTCGTCGCCCGGCCCGTGTACAGCCCCAACGTGTACCAGCAGATGATCGGACGCGGTCTGCGCGGCCCACGCAACGGCGGCAAGGACACGTGCCTGATCCTCGACGTCCGCGACAACGTCCGGAACTTCGACACCGCCCTCGCCTTCACCAAGTTCGAGCACCTGTGGAGCACGAAGTGACCCTCCTGCCCGAGGACGGACCCCTCCTCACGCCCGAGCAGCAGGCCGTCGTGGACCAGTCATGGGACACTCGCCTGCTGGTCACGGCCGGGGCGGGCACGGGCAAGACCCACACGCTGGTACGCCGCATGGACGCGCTCGTCGGCCACACCGACCCGGACGAAGCCCTGGAGGCAGGCGAACTGCTGGTGCTCAGCTTCTCCCGGGCCGCCGTCCGCGAGCTGCGGGACCGGATCGTCCGGCACGGCGAACACGCCCGGAGGGTCCGCGTACAGACCTTCGACTCGTGGGCCTACTCCCTGCTGGTGCAGGCGTACCCCGATGCCGACTGGTCGGTGCACTCCTTCGACGACCGCATCCGGGTGGCGACCGAAGCGATCGAGAAGGGCGCGTTGAAGAACCTGGAGTCCGGCCCGCCCGCCCACGTCATCGTCGACGAGGTACAGGATCTGGTGGGGGCGCGTCGCGAGATGGTGGAGTCGCTGCTCGACCGGCTCCAGGACTCCTGCGGATTCACCCTGGTCGGCGACTCCGCCCAGGCCATCTACGACTTCCAGATCAAGGACCCGGACGAATACGCCGACCGCGCCGACCTCTTCCTCCGCTGGGTACGCACCTCCTACGCCGACGACCTCGTCGAGCTGCGCCTGACGCGGAACTTCCGGGCCGTCACCCCCGAAGCCCGCACCGCGCTGCCGCTCGGCCCCGCCGTGCAGGGCATCGGCAGTGCGCGCGAGGGCGCGGACGCCGCGGCCGAGCGACTCCACGGGGAGCTGCGCGAGCTGCTGCTCGACGTTCCCGGCCTGGGCTCGCTCACCGACTCGTTCACCCTGGACTCCCTGCGGTCGTTCCCCGGCACCTGCGCCATCCTCACCCGCGACAACCGGCAGGCCCTCCTCGTCTCCGAGCTGCTGCACACCCACGGGGTGCCGCACGCCCTGCGGCGCTCGCTCCAGGACCGGCCGGTCCCGTACTGGGTCGCCGAGCTGCTGCGCCGTACCCAGGCCACCACGCTCACCGAGGAGCGGCTGCGCGACCTGCTCGCCGGCATGCCGTCGCCCGAAGGCACCGACGCCGACCGGGTGTGGCGAGCCCTGCGGGTGGCGGCGCGCGGCAGCGGTCCGGGGACGCTCGACGTGACGCGGCTGCGCCGGCTGGTGGTGGAGCGGCGCTTCCCCGACGAGCTGGCCGACCCACAGCCGGCCCGACTGGCCGTGTCCACGGTGCACCGGGCCAAGGGCCTGGAGTTCGACCGGGTCGTACTGCTCACCCCGCCGACCATGGCCGAGCTGCGCCGCCGCAACGCCGGACTCGACGTGCCCGGCGAGACGCGCGCCCTCTACGTGGCGATGACCAGGGCCAGGGAGGACTTGTACCGCGTCGCCGCGCCCGACACCGTGACGCTGCTCAAGCACCGGCCCACCGGCCGCTGGTACCGAGGCGTCCCGAACGTGCGGCACAGGTGGCGGCGCGACGGCGTCGAGGTGCGGGCCGGCGACGTCTGCGCCCTGGAACCGGCCGGTGCCCCGGACGACGCCCCGGGCACACAGGCGTACCTGCTGGAGCGGGTACGGCCCGGTGACGCGGTGACGTTCCGGCTGCGCGACACCCTCCCCCTGGGCCCCGAGCAGAGCCCTCGCTACGCGCTGGTGCACGGGGGACGGGAAATCGGTGACGCCTCCGACCGCTTCAGGAGCGATCTGTACTCCGTCCTGAAGGTCGGCACGGACTGGGAGATCCAGTGGCCGGAGGAGATCTCCGGTCTGCGGCTCGACTGCCTGGAAACGGTCGCGGGCAGCACCGCCGCCGGGGTCAACGCGGGCCTGGGTGACCGTGGGGTGTGGATCGCCCCCCGCATCAGTGGAATCGGACGGTTCCGGCGGTCCGCCGGAACCGAGGAGGAGCAGGAATGACCATCCACGCAGGACGGCACGCAGCGCACTACGAGGTCCGCGAGGACCTGGTGGCCCGGCTCCGCCGGGAGCTGCTGGGCCCCGACGTCGACGCCTCCGCCGAGGACCGCGCCGAGGTGCTGGACCAGGACGCCCCGATCACGCGCTACCCCATGGGTGTGCTCTTCCCCCGCCCGGCCGATGCCGAGGCCGACCTCCGTCTCCGTGAGGACGCCGCCGAGGAGGAGGGCCTGGACGAGGAGCCGGTGAACGGGAGGGACGACCCCGAGGAATCCGCGGCGGCCGGGGAGCGTCCCAACGCCGGTGACCGGCGCCCGTCCACGGTCGGTCTGACCTTCGCCGTCGACCTCACCGAGTGCCGGGAGATCGTGGTGTCGGCGCGCGCCGCCGTGTACGAGCCGGAGGACGCCGAGGGCCGCAGGGTCCCCGCCCGCCGCAGCGAAGCCCGTACCACCTCCGACCAGCGGGAACGCTGGCGTCGGGTGGAACTGGACCTGCCGGACACCACGATCGACGTGACGTACCCGGGGCGGGGTGCCTCACGTGATCTCGTCGACGGCGCGGCCCGACTGGACGTGCACGTGCGCCGCCCGTCACCCGAGAGGGGAACGGTCACCGTCACGGTCACCCTGGTCAACATCCAGAAGGTGGGTGAGCGGGAACTCCAAGATGCCTTCGCCCTCTTCCAGACCGGTCTGACGGTCCGGGCCGCCAATGGTTCGAGCGCGTTCGTGGAGCGTCCCACCGGCCTGTCCGCCGTGGACGCCGAGCTGGAGGCCGGCCGGCTGCTCCACCGGCACGCCCCCACCTTCGCCACCGGCCACGGCTGCGCCGCGGTGTGGGACTGGACACCGCCCCCGATCGGACTCACCGAAGTGGTACGCGCGGGCGTGACGGAGGTGCGCACCGAGTTCGTGCCCACGCACGAGGTGCTGCTCACCGACTCCAACCCGGAGATCGACGATCGCGCCCTCACCATGTTGGGCCTCGCCACGGCGGCCGACACCGAGGTGATCAGCGCCCTGGAGGGCCTGGCCGCGGGATACGAACGGTGGATCGACCGGAAACGGGTCGAGGCGGCCGCGCTCGCCGGCACTCCGCACGAGAAGGCCGCGAACGTCCAGGTCGAATCCTGCGGCGAGGCCCTGGAGCGGATCCGCGGGGGAATCGCGCTGCTGCGCGACAAGCCCGACCTGATGCGGGCCTTCCGCCTGGCCAACCGGGCAATGGCGACCCAGCGCGCGCGGAGCGCCTGGGTGAAGGGCGGCCGGGTCGGCGAGCCGGACCTTCCCGCGGCGCGCTGGCGCCCCTTCCAGATCGCCTTCGTGTTGTTGTGCCTGGCCGGGGTGGACGACCCCGAGCACCCTGACCGGGACCTGTCGGACCTGCTGTGGTTCCCCACCGGCGGCGGCAAGACCGAGGCGTACCTGGGTCTGATCGCGCTGACCACCTTCCTGCGCCGGATGCGGCTCGGGGCGGCGGGCGGCGGTGTCACCGTCCTGATGCGCTACACGCTGCGCCTGCTCACGCTCCAGCAGTTCGAACGCGCGGCGATCCTCATCTGTGCCATGGAGCGGATGCGGCGTGAGAACCCCGCCGAACTGGGTCACGAGGAGATCTCCCTCGGTATGTGGGTGGGCCGTTCCGCCACCCCGAACACCCTGGAGGTCACCGCGCGGCAGCTCCGCGCGGCCCGTGCCGGCAAGGTGCTCCAGAAGGAGAACCCGGTCCAGCTCCATGCCTGCCCCTGGTGCGGGACCGCCCTCGACGCCCACCACTACGCGGTCGACGAGGAAGCCGTCCGGATGGACGTGCGCTGCCCGGGCAAGGACTGCGCGTTCACCGACGGACTGCCCGTCCACCTGGTCGACGAGACCGTGTACCGTGCCCGGCCCACGCTCGTCATCGCCACTGTCGACAAGTTCGCCTCGATGCCATGGCGCCCGCAGACCGCCGCACTCTTCAACCGCGACCGGCAGGGTTCCACCCCGCCGCCGGAGCTGATCGTGCAGGACGAGCTGCACCTGATCTCCGGCCCGCTGGGCACCCTGACCGGCCTGTACGAGACGGCCGTGGACGTGCTCGCCGACCGCCCGAAGGTGATCGCCTCGACGGCGACCATCCGTCGCGCCGCCGATCAGGGCAAGGCCCTGTTCTCCCGTGACGTACGGCAGTTCCCGCCCGCCGGACTGGACTCCCGCGACTCCTGGTTCGCCGTGGAGACACCGGCCCGCGACAAGGCGTCCCGCCGGTACGTGGGCCTGCTCGCCCCCGGCACCAGCCAGTCCACCCTGCTGGTCCGCGCTTACGCCACTCTGCTCCACCAGGCGATGCGCGCCGACACCACGCAGGAGGTCCGCGACGCGTACTGGACACTCGTCGGCTACTTCAACAGTCTGCGTCTGCTGTCCGCGGCCGAACTGCAGGTCCACGACGACGTCGTGGCCCACCTGGAGTACCTGGCCGACCGTGACGCCTGCGAGCCCCGCTCGGTGGGAAGCTGTTCCGAGCTGACCAGCCGGGTCGACGCCAGCGACATCCCCGCCCGCCTGAAGCAGATCGAGCGGCGGCTGCCGAGCGGTGACGTGGTGGACGTGCTCCTGGCCACCAACATGATCGCTGTGGGTGTGGACGTCGACCGGCTCGGCCTGATGGCCGTCATGGGGCAGCCGCAGACCACCGCCGAATACATCCAGGCCACCAGCCGCGTGGGCCGTGCCCACCCCGGCCTGGTCGCGGTGATGCTCAACGCCGGCCGCTCCCGGGATCGTTCCCACTACGAGAATTTCCAGCACTTCCATTCCGCCCTCTACCGCGAGGTCGAGTCCACCTCGGTCACCCCTTTCTCGGCCCGCGCGCGTGACCGCGGCCTGCACGCGGTGATCGTCGCCCTGGCCCGCATCCTGATCCCCGCCGCCCGTGCCGACGAGGCCGCGGGGAACATCGACCTCTTCCTGGACGAGCTGAGGGCGGAGATCCGCCCGCGAATCCTCGAACGGGTGCGCAACGTCTCCCCCGAGGCGACCGCGGTGAAGGAGGTGTCTCGGGTGGCCGCCGCCTTCGACGAGTTCGTCGACTGGTGGTATGAGGAGGCCGAGGCGCACGGAGGCCTGTACTACGAGCCGAAGCGCGGACGCCGCGTCCCCTCGCTGCTCAAGCCCTACAACGACGCCATGGAGGACGTCGAAGCGTGGGAGACCCTGTGGTCCCTCCGCGACGTCGACGCCGAGTCCGCCCTGTTCATGGAGGCATCCCGATGACCCCGCCCCCGCCCCGCCGCCGGCGCGGCACCGACGGCTCCGCCGCACCGGCCCGCAGCCTGCCCCGCCGTGGCGCCGTCCGCCGAGCCCAGGCCATCACCACATACGGGGTGGGCGCGCTGATCGCCGTGGAGCAGGAGTCGTTCATCGTCTCGGGCATCGACGACGCCGACGGGCAGTGGCGCCGCGACGAGGCCCCGGTGATCCACGAGCCGCGCCTCGCCCGTGTACTGGGCGTGAACCGGTTCCGCCTCCCGCCCGCCTCCGGGGACGACAGCCGCGACGGCATCCGCGTACGCCGCTTCCCCCTGTGGCACCACTGCCCCGGCTGCCACGCTCTCGACCACGTGAGGAAGTTCAACTCGCCGCCCGGACGGAACGAGTGCGCCGAGTGCTCCGAGGCGCTGGTGCCGTCCCGTTTCGTCGTGGCGTGCGAGGACGGGCACATCGCCGACTTCCCGTACTGGAAGTGGCTGCACCGGGGGCGACGTGGCGACGGCGAAGCCGGGTTCTGCGGCGGCCGGATGAGCCTGCGCTCCTCGGGACGGACCTCCTCGCTCCGATCGGTGGTCCTGTCCTGCTCCTGCGGTGTGCCGGAAGTATCCATGGAGGGGTCCTTCCGGCGCGGCGCCCTCAAGGACCTGAACATCCGGTGCGAGGGCAGGCGGCCCTGGCTGAAGGACGCCCCCCAGCTTCTCTGCTCGCAGCCTCCCCGCACCCTCCAGCGCGGTTCTTCCTCGGTGTGGCAGCCGGTGCTCCGCTCGGCGCTGTCCATCCCGCCGTGGAGCGACACACGGGTGCACGCCCTGGACCGGCACTGGGACAAGCTCCGCACTTGCTCCACCCTCGCCGAGATCGAGATCCACCTGAAGTACATCTTCGACGGGGCCCCGTCACCGGTGAGTCCCGAGCAGGTCAGGGAACTGCTCGCCGCGATGGAGGCCGAGGACCCCACCGGAGAGGACGGCCCGGACCTCGACCAGGAGCAGCGCTACCGGGCCCTGCGCGACCTGGAGTACGAGCGGCTGTGCACGGGCAACCCGGAGGACTCCGGCCACCACACCGAGCAGTTCGTCTGCGAGCCGCCGAGCGGCGACGGAATACTGCCGGCTGGCCTGGGCCTCCTCCCCCCGATGTTGGTGAAGAAGCTGCGCGAGGTCCGCGCGTTGAAGGCATTCACACGGGTCATCGACCCCGAGACCTCCTCCGAGGGGCACGAGGCGGAGCTGTCCCTCGCTCCCACCGGCTGGCTGCCCGCCATGGAGGTCCATGGGGAAGGCGTCTTCCTCCGGCTCGACGAGGAGAGGATCGACGCCTGGGCCGAGCTGCCCGCCGTCGCCGCCCGCGTGGAACGCATCCGCCACCGACACCAGCGGGTCCTCGCCGAGCGGGCCTCCGACCCGGCCCGGGTACCTCCCTCTCCCGCCACCCCTCGCATGGCCCTGCTGCACACCCTCGCCCACGTCATGATCAACGAGTGGAGCCTGGACTCCGGTTATCCGGCCGCCTCGCTCCGCGAGCGGATCTACGCGGGTGACGAGATGGCCGGCGTGTTGATCTACACGGCGACCAGTGACTCCGCCGGGAGCCTCGGCGGCCTGGTGGCCCAGGGCGAGACCGACCGCCTCGCCCAAGCCGTGCGCTCGGCCGTCCACCGCGCCGAGTGGTGCTCTGCCGACCCGCTGTGCATCGAGACCGAGACGTCCGGTGCGGGCGGCACCAACCTGGCCGCCTGCCACGCCTGCGTGATGCTCCCGGAGACCAGCTGCGAGCACAACAACGGGCTCCTCGACCGTGCCCTCCTCGTCGGCACCCCGGAGGACCCGTCGATCGGCTTCTTCTCCCACCTGCTCACCCGGTGAACACCGGGAGGTGACGTAGGGGTGGCAGGCGGGCAACGGCCTGCCACCCTCCCCGGTCGGTCGGGCGGCGCGGGCGTCGGCCCGGCGGGGCGGGCATCGACGCTCAGCGTGCCAGAGCGGCCCGGATCGCGAGCCCGAGTGCCCTGCCCACCGGAGGCGGTGACGCATGGGCAGCCTGGCGGTAACGCGCCGTCTTCCGGCCGGCGAACCGCCAGTCATCCGGAAACCCCTGGAGTCGTGCCGCCTGCTCGACGGTCAGCGCCACCATGCCCTTGACGCCGAGCGAGAGGT
This portion of the Streptomyces changanensis genome encodes:
- a CDS encoding sacsin N-terminal ATP-binding-like domain-containing protein encodes the protein MADPQSPVIRTVVEQSLRVLETYRIDPGLIPEHANGERRITQGGYGDRQLFELVQNAADEIREEPGGRIHVVLTDTHLYCANQGNPVTAEGAETILRMSMSRKRGGQIGRFGVGVKSVLVVTDAPEFFSRSGSFGFDRAWSYELIRNVPGVRERHGDEFDAPVLRMARELDTAAERLRDPVLDELSQWATTVVRLPLLPGAADRLGKDMHGHQGTASHESREEFPSGFHLFSPHVGQVVLEDRRPRPIARRALHAAQDGTLRTIHEERVGKPPATSQWRVFTYTHEPTETARRDAGELHDRVSIDVAWAVPAYRPDERTGLLSAADARGRGRFWSFFPTKYEMTLSGVLNGAWKTNEDRQNLLDSSPFNVEMIQVAARLVVESLPELAPAEDPGAYLPLLPGRTKGVEVISWADRLLTEQIWAATAVRPSLPDQDGILRTPDALNIHPDLGRDTTSQNRWLRTWHAYAGRPRDWVHPSVEATDLRSGKIQHILGAAGRQRASVVEWLEALVSDGSAKASDAAIRIVADMIESNAPCATEARGARIVLTEEHGLVAPVGGGVVYRRAEEDGLRESLVYVDRALSDDPSLSSALTTLGIQEADVRGRFVSVLDEGFDAYGPQEWNRFWELFHRAGASVVGHEVTKRVKAPMDTLKVRTADGRFRTMRDCMLPGVVVTAQSDPGVAVDVRFHSDDVGFLRESGLRDRPTSGHRPGAEPWFEEYREAVHKAYCRTLDDRAGRPSLARTRLEGAPVGGPLHLLPRLSDEARAAFLRALPDDALIENWTLQIGAQTGTRRTAQSPIRWMLTRYGRVATSQGLKPLKEAVGPQLDAYRDVLPVASVSIEKARKLGLADSVEKVRSQQWEQLLEKLQASEDDVFVGSTYALLTRLGIDFPEDSLTRCRVGDAWDTREDGEIAVAANPEEYRSLRAERVPALLMPDQSSADLMVEQWGMLRHDDVVSRETRHESTVEAVPLSEDFPTLRQRMGTSVATYSLLRCSTLEEVVRTPRGARAKSLESARQGNVIKVLDSLDRLDMLRAVDRELGLRMGEAGCRAVLDAQIRQEQDEKVRSALKAIREAEDVTAKLELLIGAEALRDRLPAGLMEAERQELDGQAPTGRRIAQMAFNAHGDTVLKTHARDIQERFPGAPSSYTGGSAAVSFVADLGLPAPFAGYRAPTLEQSVTVEGPRDFPRLHDYQERLALNIFEMLDRLAPQRAMLSLPTGAGKTRVTAEAVIRWVKQAGDLKGPILWIAQTEELCEQAVQSWQFVWSKAGARTRLTINRLWTSNEAAPVTDGPQLVVATDAKLHVCLDTDRYAWLRDAALVVVDEAHVATSPRYTDVLGLLGLTQHRTERHLLGLTATPFRGHNEEETHRLVNRFGGRRLDEGVFPSDDAYGHLQELGVLAQVEHRELTGGTIELSRQERESAEQFSLLSKAAEQRLADDHDRSRRIVAEIASMPDDWPVLVFATSVEHAKYLAARLKDHGISASSVDSTTSDSDRRARVRDFRDGRVRVLTNYGVLTQGFDAPATRAVVVARPVYSPNVYQQMIGRGLRGPRNGGKDTCLILDVRDNVRNFDTALAFTKFEHLWSTK
- a CDS encoding helicase-related protein encodes the protein MTIHAGRHAAHYEVREDLVARLRRELLGPDVDASAEDRAEVLDQDAPITRYPMGVLFPRPADAEADLRLREDAAEEEGLDEEPVNGRDDPEESAAAGERPNAGDRRPSTVGLTFAVDLTECREIVVSARAAVYEPEDAEGRRVPARRSEARTTSDQRERWRRVELDLPDTTIDVTYPGRGASRDLVDGAARLDVHVRRPSPERGTVTVTVTLVNIQKVGERELQDAFALFQTGLTVRAANGSSAFVERPTGLSAVDAELEAGRLLHRHAPTFATGHGCAAVWDWTPPPIGLTEVVRAGVTEVRTEFVPTHEVLLTDSNPEIDDRALTMLGLATAADTEVISALEGLAAGYERWIDRKRVEAAALAGTPHEKAANVQVESCGEALERIRGGIALLRDKPDLMRAFRLANRAMATQRARSAWVKGGRVGEPDLPAARWRPFQIAFVLLCLAGVDDPEHPDRDLSDLLWFPTGGGKTEAYLGLIALTTFLRRMRLGAAGGGVTVLMRYTLRLLTLQQFERAAILICAMERMRRENPAELGHEEISLGMWVGRSATPNTLEVTARQLRAARAGKVLQKENPVQLHACPWCGTALDAHHYAVDEEAVRMDVRCPGKDCAFTDGLPVHLVDETVYRARPTLVIATVDKFASMPWRPQTAALFNRDRQGSTPPPELIVQDELHLISGPLGTLTGLYETAVDVLADRPKVIASTATIRRAADQGKALFSRDVRQFPPAGLDSRDSWFAVETPARDKASRRYVGLLAPGTSQSTLLVRAYATLLHQAMRADTTQEVRDAYWTLVGYFNSLRLLSAAELQVHDDVVAHLEYLADRDACEPRSVGSCSELTSRVDASDIPARLKQIERRLPSGDVVDVLLATNMIAVGVDVDRLGLMAVMGQPQTTAEYIQATSRVGRAHPGLVAVMLNAGRSRDRSHYENFQHFHSALYREVESTSVTPFSARARDRGLHAVIVALARILIPAARADEAAGNIDLFLDELRAEIRPRILERVRNVSPEATAVKEVSRVAAAFDEFVDWWYEEAEAHGGLYYEPKRGRRVPSLLKPYNDAMEDVEAWETLWSLRDVDAESALFMEASR
- a CDS encoding UvrD-helicase domain-containing protein encodes the protein MEHEVTLLPEDGPLLTPEQQAVVDQSWDTRLLVTAGAGTGKTHTLVRRMDALVGHTDPDEALEAGELLVLSFSRAAVRELRDRIVRHGEHARRVRVQTFDSWAYSLLVQAYPDADWSVHSFDDRIRVATEAIEKGALKNLESGPPAHVIVDEVQDLVGARREMVESLLDRLQDSCGFTLVGDSAQAIYDFQIKDPDEYADRADLFLRWVRTSYADDLVELRLTRNFRAVTPEARTALPLGPAVQGIGSAREGADAAAERLHGELRELLLDVPGLGSLTDSFTLDSLRSFPGTCAILTRDNRQALLVSELLHTHGVPHALRRSLQDRPVPYWVAELLRRTQATTLTEERLRDLLAGMPSPEGTDADRVWRALRVAARGSGPGTLDVTRLRRLVVERRFPDELADPQPARLAVSTVHRAKGLEFDRVVLLTPPTMAELRRRNAGLDVPGETRALYVAMTRAREDLYRVAAPDTVTLLKHRPTGRWYRGVPNVRHRWRRDGVEVRAGDVCALEPAGAPDDAPGTQAYLLERVRPGDAVTFRLRDTLPLGPEQSPRYALVHGGREIGDASDRFRSDLYSVLKVGTDWEIQWPEEISGLRLDCLETVAGSTAAGVNAGLGDRGVWIAPRISGIGRFRRSAGTEEEQE